One genomic window of Mustela nigripes isolate SB6536 chromosome 15, MUSNIG.SB6536, whole genome shotgun sequence includes the following:
- the LOC132002964 gene encoding LOW QUALITY PROTEIN: glucose-6-phosphate isomerase-like (The sequence of the model RefSeq protein was modified relative to this genomic sequence to represent the inferred CDS: inserted 2 bases in 1 codon): protein MAVLIQNLQFQKLQKWYREHGSDLNLRCLFKGDKERFSHFSLNLNTSHGHILVDYSKNLVTYTVMQMLVDLAKXRGMEAARDRMFSGEKINFTEERAVLHVALRNRSNTPILVDGKDVMPEVNRVLEKMKSFCQRVRSGEWKGYSGKPITDVINIGIGGSDLGPLMVTEALKPYSSGGPWVWFVSNIDGTHIAKTLATLNPESSLFIIASKTFTTQETITNAEMAKEWFLLSAKDPSAVAKHFVALSTNTSKVKEFGIDPQNMFEFWDWVGGCYSLWSAIGLSIALHVGFDNFEQLLSGAHWMDQHFRMMPLEKNARVILAMLGIWYINCFGCETQAMLPYDQYLHRFAAYFQQGDMESNGKYITKSGTRVDHQTGPILLGEPGTNGQHAFYQLIHQGTKMISCDFLIPVQTQHPIRKGLHHKILLANFLAQTEALMKGKSTEEARKELQAAGTSPEALEKLLPHKVFEGNRPTNSIVFTKLTPFILGALIAMHELKIFVQGIIWDINSFDQWGVELGKQLAKKIKPELDGSSPVTSHDSSTNGLINFIKQEREARSQ from the exons ATGGCTGTGCTCATCCAGAATCTGCAGTTCCAGAAGCTGCAGAAATGGTACCGCGAGCACGGCTCTGACCTCAACTTGCGCTGTCTTTTCAAAGGGGACAAGGAACGCTTCAGCCACTTCAGCTTGAACCTGAACACCAGCCATGGGCATATTCTGGTGGATTACTCAAAAAACCTTGTGACTTACACTGTGATGCAGATGCTGGTGGACCTGGCCAA TAGGGGCATGGAGGCTGCCCGGGATCGCATGTTCAGTGGCGAGAAGATCAACTTCACAGAGGAACGGGCAGTGCTGCACGTGGCCTTGCGAAACCGGTCAAACACACCCATTCTGGTGGATGGCAAGGATGTGATGCCAGAGGTCAACAGGGTCCTGGAGAAGATGAAGTCTTTCTGTCAGCGCGTCCGCAGTGGCGAATGGAAGGGGTACTCGGGCAAGCCCATCACGGACGTCATTAACATCGGCATTGGCGGCTCTGACCTGGGACCCCTCATGGTGACCGAAGCCCTTAAGCCGTACTCTTCAGGAGGTCCCTGGGTTTGGTTTGTCTCCAACATTGATGGGACCCACATTGCCAAAACTCTGGCCACCCTGAATCCTGAGTCGTCCCTGTTCATCATTGCCTCCAAGACCTTTACCACCCAGGAGACCATTACGAATGCAGAGATGGCAAAGGAGTGGTTTCTCCTGTCGGCCAAGGACCCTTCTGCAGTTGCAAAGCACTTTGTTGCCCTGTCTACCAACACGTCCAAAGTGAAGGAGTTTGGGATTGACCCTCAAAATATGTTCGAGTTCTGGGATTGGGTAGGAGGATGCTACTCGCTGTGGTCAGCCATTGGACTCTCCATTGCACTGCATGTGGGATTTGACAACTTTGAGCAGCTGCTCTCAGGGGCTCACTGGATGGACCAGCACTTCCGTATGATGCCCCTGGAGAAGAACGCGCGTGTCATCCTGGCCATGCTGGGCATCTGGTACATCAACTGCTTTGGGTGCGAGACGCAGGCCATGCTGCCCTACGACCAGTATCTGCACCGCTTTGCGGCCTATTTCCAGCAGGGCGACATGGAGTCCAACGGGAAGTATATCACCAAGTCTGGCACTCGCGTGGACCACCAAACAGGCCCCATTTTGTTGGGGGAGCCAGGGACCAATGGCCAGCATGCCTTCTACCAGCTCATCCACCAAGGCACCAAGATGATATCTTGTGACTTCCTCATCCCAGTCCAGACCCAGCACCCGATAAGGAAGGGTTTGCACCACAAGATCCTCCTGGCCAACTTTTTGGCCCAGACGGAGGCCCTGATGAAGGGGAAGTCGACAGAGGAGGCCCGGAAGGAGCTGCAGGCTGCAGGGACGAGTCCAGAGGCCTTGGAGAAGCTGTTGCCACACAAGGTCTTTGAAGGAAATCGCCCAACCAACTCCATTGTATTCACCAAGCTCACGCCATTCATTCTGGGAGCCTTGATTGCCATGCATGAGCTCAAGATCTTCGTTCAGGGTATCATCTGGGACATCAACAGCTTTGACCAGTGGGGGGTGGAGCTAGGAAAGCAGCTGGCCAAGAAAATCAAGCCCGAGCTTGACGGGAGTAGCCCAGTGACCTCTCATGACTCTTCCACCAATGGGCTAATCAACTTCATCAAGCAGGAGCGAGAGGCCAGAAGCCAATAA